In the Euphorbia lathyris chromosome 5, ddEupLath1.1, whole genome shotgun sequence genome, one interval contains:
- the LOC136230608 gene encoding uncharacterized protein — MQVSSDSAVSLHDSFDSSVTGKFEEDFRLKLNVNDDRVEEKIPIEDDDEEVGEEEEEFSFVCTNPDGSPISADDIFQDGQILPFYPLFDKDLRQQLEKVFVEERDGDCGSSVSSSEDTEGLYCPWTKKAVEESEKACRKSNSTGFSKLRRFRELIHRSRSDGKDAFVFLRHDHHNHHSRNPDSSVIATATMSNKPANKVEKSENVTEGKSSKKPPRSAHERLYVQNRATKEEHKRKTYLPYRVGFFTTNVHPY, encoded by the coding sequence ATGCAGGTTAGTTCGGATTCGGCTGTCTCCTTGCATGATAGTTTCGATTCGTCGGTCACCGGTAAGTTTGAGGAAGATTTTAGgttgaaattgaatgtaaatGATGACAGAGTTGAAGAAAAAATACCGATAGAAGACGACGACGAAGAAGTaggagaagaggaggaagagttTAGTTTTGTTTGTACGAATCCTGATGGATCACCGATATCAGCCGACGATATATTCCAGGACGGCCAGATCTTGCCGTTTTATCCTCTGTTTGACAAAGATCTCCGGCAACAATTGGAGAAGGTGTTTGTGGAAGAGCGCGACGGCGACTGCGGCTCCTCTGTGTCATCTTCGGAGGATACAGAAGGATTATACTGCCCTTGGACGAAGAAAGCTGTGGAGGAATCGGAGAAGGCATGTAGAAAGAGCAATTCTACGGGGTTTTCGAAGCTGAGGAGATTTAGAGAATTGATTCACAGAAGTAGAAGCGACGGAAAGGATGCTTTCGTATTTTTGCGGCATGATCACCACAACCACCACAGCCGGAATCCAGATTCTTCAGTAATAGCAACTGCGACGATGAGTAATAAGCCGGCGAATAAGGTTGAGAAAAGTGAAAATGTGACGGAGGGGAAGAGCAGTAAAAAGCCGCCGAGGTCGGCGCACGAGCGGTTGTACGTGCAAAATAGAGCGACGAAAGAGGAGCATAAACGGAAAACTTATTTGCCGTATCGGGTCGGGTTCTTCACCACTAATGTACATCCATATTAA